The Candidatus Nanopelagicales bacterium genomic sequence TTTGGCATTCTTCCGCCTGGCGACTTACGCATGGCGCTTGCAGCGTTGTGTGGTGATGACACATGGGGGCGCACGTGGCAGCGTGTCATCCAACATCGGTTCGGTGGGGTGGGGGAGTTGGGTGGTCATTCGCTTGGCAACCTTTTGATTACTGCGCTGTGGGAAGAAACCGGGGACCCAGTCATTGGACTGGAATGGCTTGGTGCATTGCTTGAGGCACAGGGCCGGGTGCTGCCATGCAGTCTTCAACCGCTACAGATAGTCGCTCAGGTGCGTGGGATTAACGCAGGTGCACCAGATGGCATCACCGAGGTACGTGGTCAAGTTGAAGTAGCCACCACACCAGGATCTGTAGTCAGTATTGCGTTGGAACCTGCGCGGCCTCATGCGTGCGCTGAAGCTGTGAACGCCGTTGCCGAAGCCGACGCAATTATTTTGGGTCCAGGTTCATGGTTCACGTCAGTGTTACCGCACTTATTGATTCCAGAGTTGGCGCAAGCAATCGTTGAAGCGCCGGGTAAGCGCATAGTTGTGCTCAACCTGGCCCCACATGAGGATCGTGAAACCGCCGGCATCCCGGTTGCAGAACATCTGGAATTTCTCCGAGCAGCAGTACCCGCATTGCGATTGGACGCAGTGATCGCTGATCCGCGTCATGTCGACAACATCGACCAATTACAGATTGTGTGTAGCAGTTTCGGGTCCGAATTAATCCTCGAGCAGGTAGCGCACAGTCGAGGTCGTCACCCCGGAACCCACGATCCAGATCGGCTATCAGCGGCCTTTCGAAGCGCACTTCTGGGGTAAGCGACACGCCCGAACGCGTTTCATGGCAGGATGCACTCCATGGCAATGACAGCGGCAGTAAAAGATGAGCTCAGCCGCGTAGAAATCACCAAGACTTGCTGCCGCAAAGCTGAGGTGTCCACCATGCTGCGCTTTGGCGGCGGACTCCACATTGTTTCTGGGCAGATCGTGATCGAAGCTGAACTTGATGCGGGTCAGACTGCCCGTCGTCTACGCAAGGACATCTTGGAAATTTACGGGCACGACAGCGAGATTGCTGTGGTTCAGGCCAGTGGTATCCGAAAAGGAACGCGCTATGTCGTGCGTGTGGTCCAAGGCGGCGAGGCGCTCGCACGTCAAACCGGCATGGTGGATGGCAGTGGTCGCCCAGTTCGTGGTTTGCCACCAGCAATCGTGGCTGGGGCACTGTGTGACTGTGAATCGGCTTGGCGAGGTGCATTCTTGGCCCATGGCTCGTTAACAGAACCAGGCCGGAGTTCTTCGCTTGAGATCACCTGTCCGGGCCCAGAAGCCGCATTGGCTCTCGTTGGTGCTGCTCGACGCCTTGGAATCGCGGCAAAGTCTCGTGAAGTACGTGGAGTTGATCGAGTCGTGATTCGCGATGGAGATGCCATTGGCGCCATGCTGACTCGTCTGGGTGCTCACGAGTCCGTTATGGCTTGGGAAGAACGTCGGATGCGCCGTGAGGTTCGCGCCACGGCGAACCGGTTAGCAAATTTTGACGATGCCAATCTGCGTCGCTCAGCTCGCGCGGCCGTTGCTGCGGGAGCAAGAGTGCAACGGGCGATGGAAATCTTGGGCGACGAAGTTCCTGATCATCTCGTTGTCGCCGGGCGCCTGCGCTTGGAACACAGTCAGGCAAGTTTGGAAGAACTCGGAGCGCTGGCGGATCCGCCGATGACCAAGGACGCGATCGCTGGAAGAATCCGTCGCCTGCTGGCTTTGGCCGACAAGCGGGCTCAGGAATTGGGCATTCCGGACACTGAATCGGCACTTGGGTCTGAGTTTTTAGGCTAGCGAGTACGGGGTCAACGACCTCGAATTGATTCGCTAGGATTTGCCCGTAAAACGCTTACATTTTCAAGCGACGAGCTCTGGGGAGATTCACGTGACGATCAAGGTTGGCATTAATGGATTTGGCCGTATTGGCCGCAACTTCTTCCGCGCACTTCTTGAGAGTGACGCCAATATCGAGATTGTTGGCATCAACGATCTCACTGACACCAAGACGCTTGCTCACTTGATGAAATATGACAGCATCCTGGGCCGCATCAGCGTTCCAGTCGAGGCAGGCGATGGACAAATCACTGTTGATGGCAAGGTAATTCCAATTTTTGCCGAGCGCGATCCAGGCTCACTTCCATGGGCAAAGGTTGGCGCAGATATCGTCATCGAATCAACCGGCTTCTTCACTGATGCTGAATCAGCAGGCAAGCACATCACTGCTGGTGCCAAGAAGGTCATCATTTCGGCTCCCGCAAAGGGCGAAGACATCACCATCGTGATGGGTGTCAATGACAACTTGTACGACCCGGCAAAGCACCACATCATTTCTAATGCGTCATGCACCACGAACTGCCTAGCTCCTATGGCAAAGGCAATCGATGACGCATTCGGCATCGAGCGTGGTCTGATGACAACCATCCACGCGTACACAAACGATCAAAAGATTCTTGACTTCCCGCACAGCGATCTACGTCGGGCGCGAGCAGCAGCGTTGAACATGATTCCTACGAGCACCGGCGCGGCTAAGGCCATTGGCCTTGTTATGCCACAGCTCAAGGGCAAGCTCGATGGGTACGCAATGCGTGTTCCAGTTCCAACGGGTTCAGCAACCGACCTCACCGTTGAATTGAAGAAGCCAGCAACGAAGGAAGAGATCAACGCAGTTGTGAAGGCTGCAGCTGAAGGTCCTTTGAAGGGTTACCTCAAGTACACCGAAGATCCAATCGTTTCCACAGACATCGTCACGGATCCTGCATCCTGCATTTTCGATGCAGGCTTGACGAATGCAAATGGCAACATGGTCAAGGTTGTTGGTTGGTACGACAACGAATGGGGTTACTCAAACCGCCTCATCGACATCACCAGTCTCGTTGGCTCAAAGCTCTAAGGAATTCCGATGAAGTCACTCGACGACCTTTCACTCGTCGGGGCTACTGTCTTGGTGCGCGCTGATTTCAACGTGCCCCTTGCCGACAGCCCTGATGGCAAAGTCATCACCGATGACGGACGAATCAAAGCAGCACTCCCAACCTTGGCCTACCTGCGCGAGCAGGGGGCCAAGGTTGTGGTGGTCGCACATTTGGGTCGTCCAAAGGGTGAAGCGAAGCCGGAATTGAGCCTTGCTCCTGTTGCTCAACGGTTGGGTGAACTTCTCGGAAGTCCGGTGGCTCTTGCTGCTGATATCACCGGACCGCTGGCGCAAAAAGCTGTAGCAGCGCTTGCCCCAGGTGAAGTACTACTACTTGAAAACATACGTTTTGATGCTCGTGAAACGAGTAAGGACGCTGCGGAACGTGGCGCACTAGCTGCAGAACTTGGCGCACTAGCAGATGTGTTCGTTTCTGAAGGCTTCGGTGTTGTGCATCGCGAACAGGCATCTGTGACTGATGTAGCTGCATTACTTCCTAACGCAGCCGGGCGCCTCGTTCATAAAGAAGCCACAATTTTTGGAACATTGCTCACTCAACCAGCACGCCCTTACGTCGTAATCCTTGGTGGGTCAAAGGTAAGCGACAAGCTAGGTGTCATTGGCAATCTCATTGGTCGCGTCGATCGTTTGCTCATTGGCGGTGGCATGGCCTTTACATTCTTGGCAGCGCAGGGCTATTCAGTTGGTGATTCGCTTCTCGAAGCTGATCAAATTCCAACGGTTCGGGGTTTCATTGAACAAGCCAAAGAACGAGGCGTTGAGCTCATCGTTCCGATTGACGTTGTGGTCGCTGATGACTTTTCCGCCACAGCAAATACGCAAGTGGTTGCGGCGAATGCGATTCCAGATGGATGGAAGGGCTTAGATATCGGCCCAGAAAGCACAGCGCTGTTTGCAGCGAAAATCGCTGATGCGGGAACGGTCGTATGGAACGGCCCAATGGGTGTGTTTGAGATGGCTCCATTTGCCGGTGGCACTCGTGGTGTTGCCGAAGCGATGATTGCATCAGCTGGGATGACTGTTGTCGGCGGTGGCGATTCAGCTGCAGCTATTCGTCTCCTGAATCTAGATGAATCTGCATTCACTCACATCAGTACCGGTGGTGGCGCAAGTTTGGAATTCCTAGAGGGTAAAGAACTCCCTGGGCTCACTGTCCTCGAAGGGAAATAGCATGGCGAAGAACACGCGTAAGCCATTAATTGCTGGCAACTGGAAAATGAACCTCAATCATTTTGAGGCACTTGCACTTGTGCAAAAACTCGCCTTTGCGTTGAATGAGGAAGACTTCGCAGCAACCGATGTTGTGGTGCTTCCACCGTTCACAGATATCCGTTCAGTGCAAACACTCATTGAGGGCGATAAGTACGACATCGGTTATGGCGCGCAGGATGTCTCTGCACATGTGTCGGGTGCTTACACCGGGGAAATTTCGTCGGCAATGTTGGCCAAGCTTGGTTGTTCATATGTCACTGTTGGCCATAGTGAGCGACGCGAATATCACGGTGAATCAGACGCCTTAGTCAATGCCAAGGCTCGCGCCGCACTTAAGGATGAAGTTACGCCAATCGTGTGCGTGGGCGAAGGCCTAGAGGTGCGTAAAGCAGGGGAGCAGGTCTCCTATGTGCTTGCTCAACTCGAGGGCTCTTTGGCCGAATTTTCCGCTGATGAAGTCGCGGGCCTTGTTGTCGCCTACGAGCCAGTATGGGCGATTGGTACTGGTGAAGTCGCTACCCCTGACGATGCTCAAGAGGTGTGCCGGGCTATCCGGGTTCGCATCGGGGAACTGCATGGTGCCCAAGCGGCTGAAAGCACCCGAATCCTGTACGGCGGATCGGTGAAAAGCTCCAATATCGCCGGCATCATGGCTCAGGTTGACGTCGATGGCGTTCTCGTCGGGGGTGCGAGTTTGGACCCTGATGACTTCGTGGGAATCGTCCGGTATCGGCTGCACCCGGCTGAACTTGCCGGTTGATCTATACTGGTCCCTTCACACTGATTCGGAGTTTGTCTTGCTAACTGTTGTCACGATCGCGCTTGCCGTTGTGCTGATCATTTGCAGTCTGCTGCTCATCGTGCTGATTCTCCTGCACCGCGGCAAGGGTGGCGGTTTATCTGACCTCTTCGGTGGCGGTGTGAGTTCCTCTATCGGTGGATCGTCGGTAGCTGAACGAAATCTTGACCGAATCACAGTGGCAATCGGGCTTATCTGGGCAGCGTCAATTGTTGGCGTTGGTCTACTCATTCGTACTGGTGTCTAACTAACACTTTTACGAATCTAGTTGGGAGAACAACATGGCTGGTGGCAGTGCAATTCGCGGTAGTCGCGTCGGCGCAGGCCCAATGGGTGAAGCTGAGCGTGGCGAGGCTGCTCCACGTATTTGGGTATCTTTCTGGTGCTCACGCAAGCATGAATCAAAGCCGAGCTTTGCTTCCGATGCCGCTATTCCTGACGAGTGGGATTGCCCACGATGTGGTTTGCCTGCAGGCAAGGATAAGGAAAATCCACCAGCGCCACCAAAGGTTGAGCCATACAAGACTCACTTGGCATACGTGAAGGAACGCCGATCAGATGTTGATGGAGCGGCAATTCTCGATGAGGCGCTCAATAAATTACGCGGTAAAGGTTTCTAAGCTGCAAACATTGCTTCTTAGGCTCCCGGTCGACTGATGTCGGCCGGGAGTTCTTTTGTTGCATCCCGATCAACGAGGAATAGCGTGTGACTGGCTCGTATCCCGCTAGCTGGCACTTGCAGTGGACCGGCCGACGGGTCTAATGCCAGGCGCAAGGCTTGTGCCTTACTTTCACCACTTGCAAGAATCCACGCCTGTCGAGCATTGTTGAGCGTAGGAAAAGTAAGACTCACACGAGTTGCTGGTGGCTTTGGTGAATTGTGCACCGCCACTGCGACCTGTTCACTGTGGGTGGCGGGATGTTCGGGAAACAGTGATGCCACATGCGCATCTGGCCCGATGCCGAGTAAAACCACATCAAATTCAAGTGCGCCATCTATGCCGTGGCGCCGCAACTCATCTGAATATGCCAGTGCCGACAGTTCGGGTGTTGTTGAGCGATCAGGCCCGCCAATGCTGTGCACATTGCTTCGAGGGATCGCAAGATGATCTATAAGTAGAGCGTGTGCGGCGGTATCGTTGCGAAGTTCGCTCCCGGAGTTTTCCCAGCGTTCGTCACCCCACCACAGGTGAGTGTTGTGCCAATCGATGGCTTCGACGGCTGGGCTTGCGGCAAGTGTTGCCAGCACCGCTGTGCCAATGCCGCCCCCAGTTAGTACGACATGCGCAACACCGCGCTGTTGTTGAGCCTCGACGATCGCCGCAACGAGTCGCCCTACAACTGCCTCAGCCAATGAATCTGCATCGGCGTATCGCACGACCTCTCGAGGAGTCATAGCGACAACCCAGCAATAACTTTGCCATACATGTCGTCTGGGTCTAGGCGTCGTAATTCTTCCGCGAGCAATGCTGATGTTGGACGACGAGGCAAACTCACGCGCTGATCAGGAAAGCCAGGTCGTTGAATATTGGCGGTCTTGTCATCAATTCGCGCGATGCGAAGCAAACCATCTTCCATATCGAGTTCAACAGATGAAATCGCGATGGTGTCATCCCAAATAATTTCAAATGATGTTTCAAACATTTGGCTGAGCCAAGCACCCATGAGGATCACACTTGGGTTATTTCGTTCACCCGAAACACGGATATGCCGGACTGCGGCCATTGGCGCGTCGAAGATTGCCGCAACAACCGAACGCCATTGCGTACAGCGCGCCCAGGCAATGTCTGTATCTCCAGGTTGGTAACCAGCTTGGCGCACTCGTAGAGCTTGGTAGGGATCTTCAATGAATGAAGCATCGGTGATTCGACGTTGGGCATGACGACCAATGAGCGAATCAGATGGCACATCAGGTGATTCGCCAGGCCAATAGGCAACGACTGGTGTGTCAGGAAGGAGCAGTGGTACTGCAACTGAATTCGGATAATTCGATAGTTCGTTGCGAAGACGAAGGAGTGCCACTTCTCCGGGACCATCATCACCGCCTACCCGAATTTCCGCATCGAGTTGAGTCTGTCGTGAATCAGGTCGTCCGATCAGGGTCAAAATTCGCATCGGGTGTTGGCGTGCAGCGGTAACCGCGCCATCCGTGGCGTCTGCTTGGGTTTCCTCATCGGCCATGATTAACAAAGTGAGGACCATGCCCGATGTTGGGGCTCCAAGGCGATGTCGCTCTTGGTGAATCGCAGCAGCAACTGCACCGCCGCTGGTGTTCTCTAAACGGATCATGGACGCCTCCAACTTCGACCGTCGCGAGCAATCATGTCGTATTGGCTGTGTGGCCCCCACCCGCCAGAAACGTATTGATCTGGTTGGCCTTGCGTATCCCAAAATTCCAAGACGGGATCCAAGATCTTCCAACCGAGTTCTACCTCAACATGTCGAGGAAACAGTGGGGGATCACCTATGAGCACATCGAGAATTAAGCGCTCGTATGCCTCGGGGCTAGATTCGACGAATGTCTCGCCGTACTGAAAGTCCATCGTGACATCTCGCACTTCAATTTGCGAGGTGTCGGGTACTTTGGAACCAAAGCGCACCGTTATGCCTTCATCTGGCTGGATTCGAAAGACAAGCGCGTTGTTGCCGAGTTCTTGCACGGCATCATCCATGAATGGCAAATGCGGAGCGCGCTTAAAGATGACAGCAACTTCAGTTACTCGGCGACCAAGGCGTTTACCAGTGCGCAAATAGAAAGGCACGCCAGCCCAGCGACGATTGTCGATGTCCACCCTCATTGCCGCGAATGTTTCCGTATGCGAATCCGGATTGATTCCTTCTTCATCAAGGTAGCCAATCACCGGGATTCCACCTTGCCAACCCTTGGCGTACTGGCCGCGTGCGGTGTGTGCTGCTAAATCTTTGGGAAGGCGAACGGCTGATAGAACTTTTTCCTTTTCCGCTCGAACTTCAGCTGCATTGAAGTTGAGTGGCTCCTCCATGGCGGTCAAGGCAAGAAGTTGCAACAAGTGATTTTGAATGACATCGCGGGCGGCCCCGATACCGTCGTAGTACCCCGCTCGACCACCAATACCAATGTCTTCAGCCATAGTGATCTGGACATTGTCAACGTAATTGCTATTCCACAACGGTTCAAACATCGCATTCGCAAAGCGAACCGCCATGATGTTTTGCACAGTCTCTTTTCCGAGATAGTGGTCAATGCGAAAGACGGACCCGGTATCAAACACGGTCCCAACTAGGTCATTGAGTTCTTGAGCGCTCTTGAGGTCATGGCCAAAAGGTTTCTCGATAACGACTCGACGCCAGGCATCGGGCTTATCTTCAGCAAGGCCCGATTCCTTCAGGTGTTCAAGTACTACCGGAAAGAGGCCTGGTGGGATTGAAAGGTAGAACGCATGATTGCCACCAGTTCCGCGTTGCTCGTCGAGGTCTGCAACGACTCTTTTAAGCTCTGCATAGGCGGCAGCATCGCCAAGGTCGCCCGTGACAAAACGAATTCCTTCGCTCAACTGCTTCCAGGTTTCCTCGCGGAATGGTGTTCGAGCATGTTCTTTAACCGCATCGTGAACCACTTGTGCAAAGTCTTCGTTTTCCCAGTCGCGACGAGCAAAACCCACGAGCGAGAAACCTGGTGGCAAGAAGCCACGATTAGCCAAGTCGTAGATGGCTGGCATGACTTTTTTGCGTGCTAAGTCACCAGTGACACCGAAGAGCACCAAACTGCACGGGCCCGCAATTCGAGGAAGGCGTTGGTCAAGGGGACTACGTAATGGATTGTTCATCATTCCTCAGTATTAGACGATCTGATCCATGGCGATTTGCACTGTTGTACGCAATTCTTCCCAAGCATCGATGAACTTCTGGACGCCGTCTTTCTCAAGTTCATCGCACACCTGAGATTGATGGATGCCTAAAGCTTCCAGGGCTTGCCATACAGCACGAGACTGCGCTGCAGTGCCAGACACAGTGTCGCCGCGGTATTGACCGTGATCAAAGACCGCGTTGAGTGTTCCCTCGGGCATGGTGTTCACGCACCCGCGAACGGCAAGATCGATCACATACCTGGTGTCGTCATATGCAGTGTCTTTGACTCCAGTGGAGGCCCATAGTGGGCGTTGCGCATTTGCGCCGAGTGCCGCGGCCATAGCCCATTCGTCGTTGGCGATCCGCTCCTGAAAGGCCTCCCATGCCAAGCGTGCATTTGCAATGGCTGCCTGACCAAGCAGTTCAGAAGCTTGTGTCGTTCCAAGTGCCTTGAGTTGGGAATCGACGGCCGTATCAACGCGAGACACAAAGAAGGATGCGACGCTGTGAATTGTGGACGCGTCGATCCCCGCCGCGAAGGCCTTTCGCAAGCCTGCCTCATATGCAGCTAAAACTTCGACATATCGGTCCACGGAGAAAATCAAAGTTACGTTGACGCTGATGCCGTGACCGATCACCTCTGTAATTGCAGGAAGGCCCGCCTTGGTCGCAGGAATCTTAATAAACAGATTTGGTCGGTCGATAAGGTTCCACATTTCCCGAGCTTGTTCGACTGTTCGGTGTGTGTCATGTGCAAGTCGTGGATCGACTTCGATAGAAACTCGACCATCGACACCACCCGTTGCTTGATAAACCGGCAACATGACCTCGCACGCGTTTCGTACATCGTCCGTGGTTAGGCGCTGGATGACCAGATCAACATCGAGGCCTTGGCGTGTAAGACCTTCTAGGTCACTCTCGTAATCGGCCGCGCCTTTTGAGATAGCAGACTGAAATATCGAGGGGTTCGAAGTGACGCCACGAACACATTTAGTCAAAACGAGTTCTTGCAAGCTACCGGTGTTTAACCTGGCGCGACTGAGATCATCAAGCCAGATTGAAACACCAGCATCGGTCAGTTCTTGAAGTGCAGGGGTTGGCATGGTGCGCTCCAATTCAATTCGTTATGACTGATCGTTCAGGGAAGCCTTTGCTGCAGCAACAACAGCATCTGTTGTGATGCCGAACTCTTGGAAAAGAACCTTGTCTGAAGCGCTGGCTCCAAAGTGATCGATTCCGATGACGCGTCCACGATCGCCGACGTACTTCCACCAACCTAAAGTTGCCCCGGCTTCTACTGAAACGCGGGCCCGTACATTTGGTAGGAGAACTGAATCTCGATAGGCCTGATCTTGTTCGTCGAACCATTCCAGGCATGGCATCGAGATAACTCGGCTTGATATTCCTTCTTCAGCAAGTTGCTCGTGGGCTGCTAATGCAAGTTGAACTTCTGAACCTGTCGCCATGAGCAAGACTTCTGGTGCTGCGTGATCCGCGAGGACGTAAGCGCCACGACGCAGGCCTACAAGCGCATTGTGGGATTCGGAAATGGTTGGCACATTTTGACGGGTCAGCACCAATCCAACAGGTCGATGCTGGTGCAAGGTTGCATGCCAAGCTGCCGCAGTTTCATTAGCATCTGCCGGGCGAACAATCGATAAGCCAGGCATGGCGCGAAGACTCCATAGATGCTCGATTGGTTGATGTGTAGGACCGTCTTCGCCAAGTCCAACACTGTCATGTGTCCATACGAAAGTAACAGGAGTCTGCATGAGAGCTGAGAGTCGAACTGCACCACGCATGTAATCACTGAATACAAAGAACGTGCCACCGAACGGTCTGGTGAGTCCACTCAATGACATCCCATTAAGGGCCGCACCCATGGCATGTTCCCGAATTCCAAAATGAACGATGCGGCCGTACGGCGAAGAGTCAGGCATTTGGGTTGTCGCAGGCAGAAAACTCTTGCCGCCTTCAATTGTCGTGTTGTTCGACTCTGCGAGATCCGCAGATCCACCCCAGAACTCAGGCATAACTGCAGCAATTGCGTTGATGACTTCACCTGACGCCTTGCGAGTCGCCAGTGTTGATCCCAATTCCCACGTAGGAATTGACGCGTTGAAATTGGATGGCAGTTCGCGGCTAGTGATGCGATCAAGTTCGCTGGATCGCATTGGTTCACGTTCGCGCCATGCGTTGAACGACGTAGTCCAAGCCTGGCGCTGTTCGCTGACGCGCAAATGAAGCTTTGATCGAACTTCGGCCAAAACATCCGCATCAAATGCGAAGTGCTCATCGGGATTTAACCCAAGAACCAACTTGGTCGCTGCAATTTCTTCAACCCCTAATGCCGACCCGTGTGACTTCGCGGTGTTCTGCAGCTTGGGTGCTGGCCACGCGATTGTTGATCGCATTGCGATGAACGTTGGACGATGAGACTCTTCTTTGGCTGCTTGAATGGCGGCATAAACGCCAGGTAAGTCAATATTTCCGTCGCTGAGACGATCGACATAGTGGGTAGTCCAACCATACGAGGCGTACCGAGCAACCACGTCCTCGGTGAATGCAACTGCAGTATCGCCTTCGATGGAAATGTGGTTATCGTCCCAGATCACAACTAAGTTATGCAGTCCTTGAGTGCCGGCAAGAGACGAAGCCTCACCAGAAACACCCTCTTCAAGATCACCGTCAGAGGCAATTACCCAGACGTGGTGGTCAAAGGGACTTGTGCCCGCAGCAGCGTCTGGATCCAAAAGACCGCGTTCGTAACGTGCACCCATAGCCATGCCAACTGCAGTTGCTAAGCCATTGCCAAGTGGTCCCGTAGTTGTTTCTACACCCGCCGTGTGTCCATGTTCAGGATGACCTGGGGTGCGGGCGCCTGCAGTACGAAATGACTCAAGGTCACCCATGGTTAATCCATATTGACTCAAGAAGAGTTCGC encodes the following:
- the yvcK gene encoding uridine diphosphate-N-acetylglucosamine-binding protein YvcK gives rise to the protein MKRLPVTFGSAGDSGPKVVALGGGHGLASTLTALRRMTDQITAVVGVADDGGSSGRLRSEFGILPPGDLRMALAALCGDDTWGRTWQRVIQHRFGGVGELGGHSLGNLLITALWEETGDPVIGLEWLGALLEAQGRVLPCSLQPLQIVAQVRGINAGAPDGITEVRGQVEVATTPGSVVSIALEPARPHACAEAVNAVAEADAIILGPGSWFTSVLPHLLIPELAQAIVEAPGKRIVVLNLAPHEDRETAGIPVAEHLEFLRAAVPALRLDAVIADPRHVDNIDQLQIVCSSFGSELILEQVAHSRGRHPGTHDPDRLSAAFRSALLG
- the whiA gene encoding DNA-binding protein WhiA, whose product is MAMTAAVKDELSRVEITKTCCRKAEVSTMLRFGGGLHIVSGQIVIEAELDAGQTARRLRKDILEIYGHDSEIAVVQASGIRKGTRYVVRVVQGGEALARQTGMVDGSGRPVRGLPPAIVAGALCDCESAWRGAFLAHGSLTEPGRSSSLEITCPGPEAALALVGAARRLGIAAKSREVRGVDRVVIRDGDAIGAMLTRLGAHESVMAWEERRMRREVRATANRLANFDDANLRRSARAAVAAGARVQRAMEILGDEVPDHLVVAGRLRLEHSQASLEELGALADPPMTKDAIAGRIRRLLALADKRAQELGIPDTESALGSEFLG
- the gap gene encoding type I glyceraldehyde-3-phosphate dehydrogenase, which encodes MTIKVGINGFGRIGRNFFRALLESDANIEIVGINDLTDTKTLAHLMKYDSILGRISVPVEAGDGQITVDGKVIPIFAERDPGSLPWAKVGADIVIESTGFFTDAESAGKHITAGAKKVIISAPAKGEDITIVMGVNDNLYDPAKHHIISNASCTTNCLAPMAKAIDDAFGIERGLMTTIHAYTNDQKILDFPHSDLRRARAAALNMIPTSTGAAKAIGLVMPQLKGKLDGYAMRVPVPTGSATDLTVELKKPATKEEINAVVKAAAEGPLKGYLKYTEDPIVSTDIVTDPASCIFDAGLTNANGNMVKVVGWYDNEWGYSNRLIDITSLVGSKL
- a CDS encoding phosphoglycerate kinase produces the protein MKSLDDLSLVGATVLVRADFNVPLADSPDGKVITDDGRIKAALPTLAYLREQGAKVVVVAHLGRPKGEAKPELSLAPVAQRLGELLGSPVALAADITGPLAQKAVAALAPGEVLLLENIRFDARETSKDAAERGALAAELGALADVFVSEGFGVVHREQASVTDVAALLPNAAGRLVHKEATIFGTLLTQPARPYVVILGGSKVSDKLGVIGNLIGRVDRLLIGGGMAFTFLAAQGYSVGDSLLEADQIPTVRGFIEQAKERGVELIVPIDVVVADDFSATANTQVVAANAIPDGWKGLDIGPESTALFAAKIADAGTVVWNGPMGVFEMAPFAGGTRGVAEAMIASAGMTVVGGGDSAAAIRLLNLDESAFTHISTGGGASLEFLEGKELPGLTVLEGK
- the tpiA gene encoding triose-phosphate isomerase, with protein sequence MAKNTRKPLIAGNWKMNLNHFEALALVQKLAFALNEEDFAATDVVVLPPFTDIRSVQTLIEGDKYDIGYGAQDVSAHVSGAYTGEISSAMLAKLGCSYVTVGHSERREYHGESDALVNAKARAALKDEVTPIVCVGEGLEVRKAGEQVSYVLAQLEGSLAEFSADEVAGLVVAYEPVWAIGTGEVATPDDAQEVCRAIRVRIGELHGAQAAESTRILYGGSVKSSNIAGIMAQVDVDGVLVGGASLDPDDFVGIVRYRLHPAELAG
- the secG gene encoding preprotein translocase subunit SecG, whose amino-acid sequence is MLTVVTIALAVVLIICSLLLIVLILLHRGKGGGLSDLFGGGVSSSIGGSSVAERNLDRITVAIGLIWAASIVGVGLLIRTGV
- a CDS encoding RNA polymerase-binding protein RbpA, whose amino-acid sequence is MAGGSAIRGSRVGAGPMGEAERGEAAPRIWVSFWCSRKHESKPSFASDAAIPDEWDCPRCGLPAGKDKENPPAPPKVEPYKTHLAYVKERRSDVDGAAILDEALNKLRGKGF
- the pgl gene encoding 6-phosphogluconolactonase, with translation MTPREVVRYADADSLAEAVVGRLVAAIVEAQQQRGVAHVVLTGGGIGTAVLATLAASPAVEAIDWHNTHLWWGDERWENSGSELRNDTAAHALLIDHLAIPRSNVHSIGGPDRSTTPELSALAYSDELRRHGIDGALEFDVVLLGIGPDAHVASLFPEHPATHSEQVAVAVHNSPKPPATRVSLTFPTLNNARQAWILASGESKAQALRLALDPSAGPLQVPASGIRASHTLFLVDRDATKELPADISRPGA
- a CDS encoding glucose-6-phosphate dehydrogenase assembly protein OpcA encodes the protein MIRLENTSGGAVAAAIHQERHRLGAPTSGMVLTLLIMADEETQADATDGAVTAARQHPMRILTLIGRPDSRQTQLDAEIRVGGDDGPGEVALLRLRNELSNYPNSVAVPLLLPDTPVVAYWPGESPDVPSDSLIGRHAQRRITDASFIEDPYQALRVRQAGYQPGDTDIAWARCTQWRSVVAAIFDAPMAAVRHIRVSGERNNPSVILMGAWLSQMFETSFEIIWDDTIAISSVELDMEDGLLRIARIDDKTANIQRPGFPDQRVSLPRRPTSALLAEELRRLDPDDMYGKVIAGLSL
- the zwf gene encoding glucose-6-phosphate dehydrogenase, producing the protein MMNNPLRSPLDQRLPRIAGPCSLVLFGVTGDLARKKVMPAIYDLANRGFLPPGFSLVGFARRDWENEDFAQVVHDAVKEHARTPFREETWKQLSEGIRFVTGDLGDAAAYAELKRVVADLDEQRGTGGNHAFYLSIPPGLFPVVLEHLKESGLAEDKPDAWRRVVIEKPFGHDLKSAQELNDLVGTVFDTGSVFRIDHYLGKETVQNIMAVRFANAMFEPLWNSNYVDNVQITMAEDIGIGGRAGYYDGIGAARDVIQNHLLQLLALTAMEEPLNFNAAEVRAEKEKVLSAVRLPKDLAAHTARGQYAKGWQGGIPVIGYLDEEGINPDSHTETFAAMRVDIDNRRWAGVPFYLRTGKRLGRRVTEVAVIFKRAPHLPFMDDAVQELGNNALVFRIQPDEGITVRFGSKVPDTSQIEVRDVTMDFQYGETFVESSPEAYERLILDVLIGDPPLFPRHVEVELGWKILDPVLEFWDTQGQPDQYVSGGWGPHSQYDMIARDGRSWRRP
- the tal gene encoding transaldolase codes for the protein MPTPALQELTDAGVSIWLDDLSRARLNTGSLQELVLTKCVRGVTSNPSIFQSAISKGAADYESDLEGLTRQGLDVDLVIQRLTTDDVRNACEVMLPVYQATGGVDGRVSIEVDPRLAHDTHRTVEQAREMWNLIDRPNLFIKIPATKAGLPAITEVIGHGISVNVTLIFSVDRYVEVLAAYEAGLRKAFAAGIDASTIHSVASFFVSRVDTAVDSQLKALGTTQASELLGQAAIANARLAWEAFQERIANDEWAMAAALGANAQRPLWASTGVKDTAYDDTRYVIDLAVRGCVNTMPEGTLNAVFDHGQYRGDTVSGTAAQSRAVWQALEALGIHQSQVCDELEKDGVQKFIDAWEELRTTVQIAMDQIV